CGGACTTTGAGCTGGAAGAAGCCCTTGAAGAGGGGATTCAACTCCATCCCAGGGTAGGCCCCAGCCGCATTATCAGTGAGAATGGCAAAGTTGTCGGACTAGAAACCATTGATGTTGAATCCGTCTTCGATGAAAAAGGCCGCTTCAGCCCCAAGTTCAAGCCTGGCACCGAGCGCGTTTGGGATTGTGATACCGTCATCCTGGCAATCGGGCAGCAAGCCGATCTGGAAGTACTCGGCGGCGCTGATGATGTCAAACTTTCGCCCCGCGGATTAATTGAAGTCAACCCCGACAACGGACAAACTTCTGCCGTCGATATTTTCACCGGTGGTGATGCGGCCTACGGCCCGCGCCTGATTATTGATGCCGTCAAACACGGCCATGTCGCCGCTTTGGGTATCGAAGAATTCATTCAGAAAAAAGCGCTCAAGGTTGAAGTTCAAACTGAGTGGACAGAACTCTCAAACCATGTCATGTTTGAAAACTGGACCAAGCTCGAACAGCGCAAAGTACCGTCTTTGCCTGTAGATCGGCGCACCGGGATTACAGTCGTCGATTTAGGTTATTCCGAGAATGAAGCCGCAGAACAGGGCAGCCGCTGCCTGGAATGCAGCGTCAACACAATCTTTGATGGGCAAAAGTGCATTCTCTGCAATGCCTGTGTAGATGTTTGCCCATGGGATTGCTTAAAAATTGTTAGCCTTAATCAGATTGAAAGCGACGAACTCTTTGGGCAAGTTGTTGAAGCACAATTGGGCAA
The DNA window shown above is from Chloroflexota bacterium and carries:
- a CDS encoding FAD-dependent oxidoreductase, encoding GMMRYGIPVYRFDMEAMDLEIQAILDLGVDIRYNTPIGEKITLADLRRENDAVFLGIGLMKGRKLNIEGSDSDGVIIAVDLLLNYNLGYKVKLGKKVLVIGGGDVAMDAARTALRLGQPTSEQQNALKDTEARADEEAETVKTALDVARAALRLGVYDVKMISLEDWDELPASDFELEEALEEGIQLHPRVGPSRIISENGKVVGLETIDVESVFDEKGRFSPKFKPGTERVWDCDTVILAIGQQADLEVLGGADDVKLSPRGLIEVNPDNGQTSAVDIFTGGDAAYGPRLIIDAVKHGHVAALGIEEFIQKKALKVEVQTEWTELSNHVMFENWTKLEQRKVPSLPVDRRTGITVVDLGYSENEAAEQGSRCLECSVNTIFDGQKCILCNACVDVCPWDCLKIVSLNQIESDELFGQVVEAQLGKPLSTYKDEKIPTVAAMLKDDEACTRCALCAERCPTDAITMEAFRFQEVLSYGD